One Capricornis sumatraensis isolate serow.1 chromosome 8, serow.2, whole genome shotgun sequence genomic region harbors:
- the LOC138082991 gene encoding keratin, type I microfibrillar, 47.6 kDa-like, translating to MPYSCCLPTLSYRSSCSSRPCVPHSCHGTTLPGACNIPASVGSCNWFCEGSFNGNEKETMQFLNDRLASYLEKVRQLERENAELERRILERSQQQEPLLCPNYQSYFRTIEELQQKILCAKSENSRLVIQIDNAKLASDDFRTKYETERSLRQLVESDINSLRRILDELTLCKSDLEAQVESLKEELLCLKKNHEEEANSLRSQLGDRLNVEVDAAPTVDLNRVLNETRAQYEALVETNRRDVEEWYIRQTEELNKQVVSSSEQLQSYQAEIIELRRTVNALEVELQAQHNLRDSLENTLTETEARYSSQLSQVQSLIVSVESQLAEIRSDLERQNQEYQVLLDVRARLESEINTYRGLLDSEDCKLPSNPCATTNASSNFCRSSSQNRCC from the exons ATGCCTTACAGCTGCTGCCTGCCCACCTTGAGCTACCGTTCCAGCTGCTCCTCCCGGCCCTGTGTGCCCCACAGCTGCCATGGCACCACCCTGCCAGGGGCCTGCAACATCCCCGCCAGTGTGGGCAGCTGCAACTGGTTCTGCGAGGGCTCCTTCAACGGCAACGAGAAGGAGACCATGCAGTTCCTGAACGACCGGCTGGCCAGCTACCTGGAGAAGGTGCGGCAGCTGGAGCGGGAGAACGCGGAGCTGGAGAGACGCATCCTGGAGCGCAGCCAGCAGCAGGAGCCCCTCTTGTGCCCCAACTACCAGTCCTACTTCCGGACCATCGAGGAGCTCCAGCAGAAG ATCCTGTGCGCCAAGTCTGAGAACTCCAGGCTGGTGATACAGATTGACAATGCCAAGCTAGCCTCTGATGACTTCAGGACCAA GTACGAGACGGAGCGTTCCTTGCGGCAGCTGGTGGAGTCAGACATAAACAGCCTGCGTAGGATCCTGGACGAGCTGACCCTGTGCAAGTCCGACCTGGAGGCCCAGGTGGAGTCCCTGAAGGAGGAGCTGCTCTGCCTCAAGAAGAACCATGAGgag gAAGCCAACTCACTGCGAAGCCAGCTGGGAGATCGCCTCAATGTGGAGGTGGACGCCGCCCCCACTGTGGACCTCAACCGTGTGCTCAATGAGACCAGGGCTCAGTACGAGGCCTTGGTGGAGACCAACCGCAGGGATGTGGAGGAATGGTACATCAGGCAG ACTGAGGAGCTGAACAAGCAGGTGGTGTCCAGCTCAGAGCAGCTGCAGTCCTACCAGGCGGAGATCATCGAGCTGAGACGCACGGTCAATGCCCTGGAGGTGGAGCTTCAGGCCCAGCACAACCTG AGAGACTCCCTGGAGAACACCCTGACGGAGACGGAGGCTCGCTACAGCTCCCAGCTGTCCCAGGTGCAGAGCCTGATCGTCAGCGTGGAGTCACAGCTGGCGGAGATCAGGAGTGACCTGGAGCGGCAGAACCAGGAGTACCAGGTGCTGCTGGACGTGAGGGCTCGGCTGGAGAGTGAGATCAACACATACCGGGGGCTGCTGGACAGCGAGGACTGCAA GCTCCCCAGCAACCCATGTGCCACCACCAATGCTAGTAGCAACTTCTGTAGGTCCTCCTCTCAAAATCGTTGCTGTTAA